The sequence ataagATTCAGGAATACTCCCACTTAAGATCGAATCTAGATCATTTTGaacattttcttatttttcctcTAAAATTCTCCCATTTCAATGGAGAGTTTTCAATTCGAGTCCCTCAAATAAAGTGAGAGTTTTGTTTATGTGTCATAACTTGGGAAATTCTTTGTTCTAAGAAGAAAACATCTCGTCCGTCCCCATGTTCACCCACAAAGACATATCCCTTAGATAAGTTAGGATATCTTATAAAGATACTACTTTTTATCGTGAGTGGAAATGGTATACCCTCATAATTTAAGTTCACTTAAATCGGGTTTACGTCCCCTTAACGATAAGGCGAGCTTTGTACCTTTTGATACTTTCGTCAACCTTTTGCTTTATCTCAAGGATCCATTTATTCCCTTGCATGCTTTAGGGAGATTAACTAGTTTTTAGACCAAATTTGATCTCATAGAAGGCATCtcttcttccattttcttttatcaaattATCATTGTCAGGACATGGAAGTTGAAACTATGGGGACAAACTTTGGAATCTAGATGCTTTAAGTTGAGCCAAAGTAAGAcataatatttggagtgtaagtttaatAGCGATAGAAGTAGGTAGACatggacaatcaccctagatgagAAGGTTGTCCAGGGCTCGAATTGCTTCCGTTATTTAGGGTCTATTattcaaacggatggagaagtggattgagatgttgctcataggattagatctggttggtcgaagtggaaaaGTGCTAAGGGCTGCCTTTGCGATCctgacatgcctaatagattggaAAAATTCTACCACATGATAATTAGACTTGTATTGTTATACGGTACGAAGTGTGGGGCAATGAAACACtatcacattcataagatgtcggtggcggagatgcatATGTTTTCGATGGATGTGTGGCCATATGAGAAAAGAtcaggtgagtaatgaaataattaggacaaaaataagggttacatatattgagaataaaatgagagacaaccgactaaggtggtttggccatgtaagacgaaaagAGCTTGATGCATCGGTTATAAGGATTGAAGAGTGGAAAAGGTATGcaatggtgaggggtaggggaaagCCTAAGAAAATTTGAAAGATGGTgattgagagtgatatgagtttattagggattgagaaaaatatGGTAGTAGATAGGACAaaatggagggagagaatttatatcgctgacatgacttgatttcacggtttcgtATGACTGTTCATGCTAGTCGATCCCAGATCATTacgggactaaggctttattGTTGCTGTATCATTGTCAGGACATGATAGTGCTTCTTTGATTTTCTCGGGTTCAGTGTCATCCACAGGGAATACTAAAAGAATTGTGCCTTCGATACCGAATCTTCGATGTTCGACTTTTTGTCTTTTAATCTGACGTGGTGGTTCTAAATTTTGGTAGACCAATTTCTGATATTTATCGTAGTTCAGAATGCTCTCACTTGAACTAAGTTCCAAACCTTCATAAGATTCTGGAATACTCACACTTAAGATCAGATATAGATCATTTGTAACGTTTTGAGGATTTTGAAcattctcttgttcttcctctgaACTTCTCCCACTTGAATGGAAAGATATGTTCGATTCTAGTTCCTCAATGGACGAACTATCAATTTTGAATCTTCAGCTAAAAAGCAAGGAGGAATAGAAATATCCGTAAAATCTAGCACATTATCTCACTGTCTCgaacaatcaatccaactctGTACATTCGACCATGTGAAgaatagatgacaagattcatgatcgagaagataatttggtgaattatttctcaaattgatttaATTTGTCAACATTAGAGGTGGTAAAACTGCCTCATTTTAGATgctagagataaaattgctattgaaGGTAAACGTCATggttatttttgcaccttaccCCATAAATGAATagtcaattaaataaaaataaaagttgagGGACTCtttgaaaaatataaacaatatgaaaacttaataaaataatttcacAAAATTTAAGGATTTAGAAATACATCTTGCCCAAATTATAAAAGAGAtgcaatgaaaaaaaaaacaccctAAGACTTACTTCTAGGAGCAATTTATCTGTAACGTccaaaatagtgcaattttactcttaacattaGCAGtcacaattttactcttaacgttgacaagttggatcaattggagaaattattcatcaaattatctttctgatcatgaatcttgtGTTAGATACTTCACATGCGCATTATTTTACATTTATTAGTAACTgatcacaaatatatgattatacatgaaaaaattacaaaaatttaaaaactataGTATATTTTATACGAATtggataaaaaattcaaatatttctccgagtttaaaaatataaaccttcaattttactattaaatcataaaaaaatgggTTTCgataaataaaacccaaaaatttCTATTATTAGTGTTCATTCCGATATTTACGGCCCTTAGGGCTGTAAATAATACCCAAAATTTCCTATTACTAATGTTCATTTAgttttttaatacataaaatttattgatatttaaatacttaaatatttaaatgcatATATTCATAATAGATTGTTATATTTCCAATACAaatacatacttattttaaaattaaaattctattttttattgttatatgTGAATAATTAATGCTTATATACAACCTTAAGGGCTGTATATATAATTTgccttaaaaaatataaactttttTGTTAGAATCAACTCACATATACAATTGGTGTGGAACAGGGAACACCATATTTTcaactttataaaaaaaacaagggaaaattacaaaactgggtcaaatgggagacccatttatatattaaactCATTTACTAATTCAtatctagattgattttgtgcgactttccaaaaatacctctaaacttcccacttccaccacttATGAATCGCCGCTCCCTCTATCTcattggttatgcgaaaagttgctccaccattaatgatttcaagacttttgatcttcctttcttcctttaaattgcacgaaatctgcaccatttagtcaaaatcacaatgaatttttctttttcatctcttcatctcttgattctgcaactttccAACCCTATAAAAAGAGtaaatggtttttcatcttcctgttcgttgcttggtttctttctccttgttaccatcaaagaaatggtttttcgttatctccttcgttcttcccatgttatcatatttttattgtcgcttttgggggtgaaaggggcgaaaaatgtaagtatctgttttttctgcgttttttcatgaattcacttcgcaatcgatggttttgctaagctttgcgaagagaacgagcctggaaagtgccgatctacttcgtgaatcgatgatttcgcgaagatatgcgaagagaaagagttctaaacgtatggatctacctcgcaaatcgattagttcgcgaagtctgcgaatagatcctcacgtttcagacctcgtaGACTtcacgaaagcatcgatatgcgacgtagatagtcacgttTCTGACCtcacagacttcgcgaaagcattgatatgcgaagtaaaatcacctcttcccctgcacatttacattcgcatgcttcactAATCTTTATTTCGCGAGCCAAtatcgtctttttccctgcctaacacgattaattctTTCTGTaaatggttgaatacgtaacatccatttctggaaggcggcgtactgggctgcaatggagatgattttccttcctgtatagggatgaacttccccaagattgacacattcactcctaaagtggttggttatgagaggttgtgtcaatcttggggtgcactatgggacacgtccatcccatggtgccaatcttcaaagtggacctaacttaatccggtgccaattttgaagcggatgagtaatcttggtgtgcaccgtgcgacacgtccagaccttttgggatggatgtgtcacatggtgcacaccaagattactgattcgtttcaaaattggtaccgtattagttagtttcactttaaaatgattggttagtagagtttattgtggcaatcttgttataaattttgataatgttatgatttgaatgttgttattgtggcaatcttattgtaaattttgataatgttatgattttaatgtttgaATCCATTGTTGTTtgccaatttttgttatatacgacttcgcgtattagcttcaaatcatatccagcattcgcatatacgaactaaattcatcaagcaaaacaaacatcagcttcgcaggctttgcatatgcgaactaaattcattaagtcaATTCAAACAttaacttcgcaggcttcgtatatgggtgaatatgcgaagtcagacgggatgggacgagccgcgcgtaaatattgagggtatttttggaaagtcacacaaaattagtctagatatgtagtagaattagtaaatgagtttaatatgtaaatgagcctcccatttgacccaattttgtaattttcccaaaaaaaaaaataaacaaataagaaAATTCAAATACAATGCCCTATTCCCACTTCCCTTTGAAATCTCCGCCCAATtgcaatttctcttccaatctAAACCAATCAAGCAATCCCAATTGTCTCAATTCCAAACCTCGTTACTCTCGCCCTCTCTTTTCTCAATCTCCGCATTAAATTGATCTTCTTTAACTCAATTGCAATCACCCTTTACTCTTTTACCTCCAtcattcttcatcttcttcaacaatGGCAAGCACAACTTTTGCTAATTCACTTCTTCCTTCTGCTTCTACTGCTGTTACCTCCCGACCCACTTCAAATAATGCCTTGATTCCCTCTCGAATTTCATTTTCCGGCTCTGGATCTCATTTATTTTCTACTCAGTTGAAAAATCAGAAGAGTTTATCCTGTTTTACTGTCTATAATTCTCTtgatgctgctgctgctgctgctaaAGACCCAAAAGAAGAGACTCCAATTGAGCTCAGTATGTATTGTTTGCTGTGTCTGTGTGTGTCATTCTTCTGATTTGCACAAAGTTGACCTTTGGggtttttggtttttgcttGGCTTTTGTTTGCAGGATATGCAGCTTATCCTACTGTTATGGATATTAACCAGATTCGTGAGATTTTACCCCATCGGTGAGTTCTTTGTTTTTTGGATTTGAAGGAAATGGAATTCTGATTTTTTTCAGAtggggttttaattttaattttttctttccgTTGCTTTTCCTGTCTTATCattgaagttcagtagcatCATTTTCTTATCTAATTGCAATAACTTCTCAATAGAATTTGTTGGCCGTAGAAAATGAAGTACATGTCAAAATGCTCGAAAAATAATTATGAACTTCTGAAAGTTAATGGCTAGTTGAAGTTTTGAGGTTATTGAATACAATTGTACAAAAATAAGGGGTTATTATGTAATTGTATAAGAATATgaagttattgaatgcaattttGACAAGTATAGGAATCATTTAGGATTTTGGGAAGTTAAACTTTTGGGCCAAGAACAGGGACAACCAATGTATTAAGCCAAGTTTATTCATTCCGGCCAATTTAGACAGAAAAAGTCACCTATATTGATGTGACAACACATTGGAAATACCTTACTTTTAGATATGACATGCATTTTTTGAGTGCCACATGTCCGTttcaattagttttattaagtaaataaaaaatataatttgctGCAACATAGCTACCATGTCATACATTAAAGTTAGTCATTTTCAATGTGATTGGCACGCTATTGTTCCGTTTACTTTTATTTGCGAGtgactttattaaaataaaaagtaaaatcaaatgactttattgaaagaaaatgaagttgACTAACCAATGTGATTGGATTATTGTCCCGCTTAGTTTTATTGGAAGAAAATGAAGATCAACGACTTTTGTAAAATAGACCCTAAATTTCAGCGAGCATGGTACAATTTACCCGGcttatttaagatataatttcCAATGGATTGTCTTGTTTGATGTCCTTCAggtttccctttcttcttgtgGATAGAGTGATTGAATACAATCCAGGAGTTTCGGCTGTTGCTATCAAGAATGTCACTATAAATGACAATTTTTTCCCTGGACATTTTCCTGAGAGACCAATTATGCCTGGTGTTCTCATGGTTGAGGTATATTTCCTTTTTGCTCCTgctgctgtttttttttttttttatcatcttgTTGCCATTTACTTCTTTCATCTGCAGATCATTTTAGGAATGCATGTTAATGCTTGTTACATTTGCCCCACATTTGCTAATTGGCATAGTTGTCAAATGGAGATTTGACTCGTGAATCGAAATCCTCATTTTGTGAATCGTGACTcgttcaaattcataatattataaaaaaaatatttaccatgttgaactcaaaatatcattaaataTTAGTTtagaaatgcaattttaatgtcaaaaaaaaatcatacttaaaattcaaatctaatACAAATACAATTCTAATAACACTAATTCACAAATTCGACTTTGTTTAAAACCTTAGTGAGGATGGAGAGTTTGAGTTTCTCACTCTGTTCTTTTACCTTGGTGTCAACTCGATAATGATGGAATGAAGCAAGTTTGAGTTGATAACTTGATAAATAACCACCGGACTAGAGGAGGGTGAGTTTAGTAGTTagtgttgttgaagtttttgatgaaTGGTGATGAAGATCCGGTTCGAAATTGAGCTGAATCTAATCAAATCGTATGATTCGAATCGCGAATAGTAAGATTCTGTTATAACTTAGATTCGCCCTATAGATCTGGctcgaaatagagctgaatcgaATCGGTGCTAATTGGTATGCATATTCTAGGCTTATATGTGCTGAGCTTCATGGTTAAAACTCACAGTAGTTCATATTTCAAGTGTAAGAGCATTCAAGTTTGAAACTTAACTACTCATTGTTCGATAATTATCTACAATGATTTGAAAAAGGAACCCTTTGCTTGTTTATACTACCCGGGGCAATTAGTTCTTGCTGATACTATTTTCCTGGAATGCCTGATTTGGTTTTCTCTCTACCTGGAAATGATTAATTAGTTCGACTGGTGTAAACCATTTGTACGTGTTGTTAATTTTTCGTTTTAGTACTTTAAGAAGCTACAATGAGATGTTTGCCTGAATATGTCATTAATTAAAAGATAGGGTATTCCTAGAGTTCTCTTCTTGGGGTTAAATTCCCTAATAGAGCACTATATTTATAACTGGGCCGTGGTTAATTTATCCGTAGGGGGTACATGTATCATTTGAATAAAGCAGGGGAAATTTGGTGAATTCTAATAATCTGTCTAATAACATGAGCCAACGTCTTCCTttcattcttctttttctgcaCAAAAAATTTCCAGTTCAAAATAAGTTTGTCCTTAGTTTTCAGTAAGATGTTCACTTTTTATGACTTGAGCGTTTAAGGATGACTATTAAAGATATGGATACTGGTTGCTAAACTATAAATTGACATACAAGATTGAATTTTTGGTTCTTGTTTCAAAATGATGTTTGTCGAGATGGAGTAAAATTCATTATCAGTTAAGCTGCAATGAACCCCTTATCTCCGTTTCGGTCAGGCCACCCAATTTACAATTCCTTTGGAATGTCTTCATGAAAGTGCATTGGTTTTAAATTTTAATCTTGCTCTGCTTGTATTGTTATGTTTTGTTTCGTTTCGTTTCTGCAGCTATGTTCTACAATGAGAATGATATCTAGTAGAGGTGTTTGGTTGGTTAATTGGTTTAACATGACTATTTTTCGTAATGCTTATGCACGCCTCAGGTTATGGTAGGGGGATTTGATAATTAATAATGTAGAATTGTTTGCTTTTGTAGATTTTTCTGAGTTTGAATTTAATACTTCTTTTCTGAATCAACTATAACTGTGCTTGATCATGTGAGATGTTGGAAGATAATGGTAGTTATTTCTTAATGCAAACGAGTATTACTTTAGGTAAATTGTCGGCGAAAATTAGTTGTTGAGATGCTAATTGTCAAATATAACTCAATTTGTTTTGCTTGTTAATTtaaaaccaccttagtcggttttccatcattttattctcaatagatgtaactcttacttttgtcctaattatttcattactcacccgatcttCGCTAATCCTTATAAAAATTTCATCTTTAATTTCTAATACTGATTAATTCTATACTCACAATAGATAATTTAGGCTCGAATACTATATCATACAGTATTGTTCAAATGGACCTGAATGGACCCTAAATGATCAAATAATTTTGGCCATTCACGATTAGATCTGAGGGTATTAATTCTATAAGtcttaggatgctttgaatttCCACtctaggattctaataagcctaaatctaacggtaaatgaccaaatttattTGGTTATTCATGGTCTACGTGAACACTACTGCCATTTCATATAATTCTGTTTTGATGTTCTGTTTCGAATATTATTGATAAGACGAACATAATCCTGAAAATGAGtactaatttatatttttcctaCACTCGTGGGCTCTGTTTCAATTTCTTTAGTTGAGTTAATTACATCCATGGTTCTCTATCTTAAAAAATGACATAAACCTTAAATTCTTAACGAGAAAGTCATGTTCGTTTAACTTTGATTTCACTTTCACCCATGGTCCTTTTGTGGTAACCAACAAACACATTTGCCACAGGTGCCACGTGAATGATATATCATCAAAAAAATTCCACGTggaaaaaagaaaagtaaaacaaaatatatcttCTTATTTTCCatgtggaatttttttttatttattttctaggCGAGATTTCAATGATATGTCATCCACGTGACATCACTAGCGAATGCTTTTGTTGGTTTCTGGACAATGGGTGAAATCAAAGTTAAATAATGATGGCTTTCTCGTAAGAATTTAAGATTTGTTCCGTTTCTAACAGTTCATGGTTGAAATTTAACCCTCTTTTTTGGTTAGTGCGGGATGATAAAAATTCTATCGACTTAAGTTTTGGGTTAAAATGATTCTTTGACATTGTATCAACCTAAGTTATGCTCCGAATGTAGGCAACttcatttattgattaattctCAGCACAAGCTAGAGTAGATTCATGTGTACAGACCTCAAGTTCAGGGAGCATTTATGCGCGGTGATGTGTTATTCTCGGAACTTTACCTATTAGCTCAAGCTTTAAACGGTTCTTGGTCAGTCCATAAATGTGCAGTTTGCATCACATGCTGAAGTCAAATATTGCTCATTCATGAATAATTTGGAGTCGAGCTGTCAGTTTGTGACACGATAACATGATTTACCGAGATAACCCGTATGACATGATTTTCATTTTTGctgcatttatatcatatataatcatgtgGAATATATAGATGACACCACGATTATGACAAAACCCGTTTTGACATCCCTAATTTGAAGTTCTGTGGAATGACGGTCTTCATTCATTCTTTCTCTCGTATGTGGTATATTACTAAAGGAGCTAGATTTCGATGTTTGTTGGTGTTTCGTTTTCTCAGGCACTGGCTCAAGTTGGTGGCATAGTTATGCTGCAACCAGAAGTTGGAGGTTCTCGTGAGAATTTCTTCTTTGCTGGAATCGACAAAGTAAGATTTAGAAAACCAGTGATCGCAGGCGACACCTTGGTTATGAGAATGACACTTACAAAGCTACAAAAACGGTTCGGAATAGCAAAGATGGACGGAAAGGCTTACGTAGGTGGTGAGGTAGTTTGTGAAGGCGAGTTTTTGATGGCTATGGGGTAGTGAATTTTCTGCTAGATTTGAGCATTTCTTACTCACATTTCTCCAACTTCCTCCTTTCTTTTATTGAGTTAATTTGTTAGTATAATTTTCGGAAGACGAATCGGAGTTGGAATTCAAAGAGAGCTCGTTGTCGTTAAatctgataatgttatgattctGATGCGAACGTTACCACTGATTTGACAGTAGAAGGTTACACTGTTCATCTTAGGAAAAACAGACTAAATGTATGCAATCCTCTGTTCTCTGTGTTTTCTCCTTCCATTGTTTGTGTCCTGAAAACTGTTGTCTCTTTATTAGCGTCTTTGTGTTTCGTGTCCGTTTTTGTTTCTATTTGAAGGCTACaaggggtgtttggttgttcCTTTTCATGCTTTTGTTtatcttttcactttaaaatagtGAATTTTAGAAATGCAGCTTTTACTTTTTACAACAGCAAACtgtaacaacaaacagcaacatCAACCAGTAATTAATCCAAACGGTCTCGATGTTTTAAAAGTAATGTTTCTTGGTGTCCGTTTTAGTTTCCTTGCTACATAAGTGATGCTTGTCTTATTCCTTGATTGGAAACGTTTATTCTGATAAATTTTAAAggattttttattcaattatttTCTCAGAGAAACAAGTTAATTTGAGAGAATTGTGAATCATATAGTTTTGATTTCATTTCTTTGGAATGATTTGTTCCAAACACAAACATGTCTTAGTTGTTGGGTAAATGTTACCTATATTACGCTTTGTTTATCATACAATCAACGGTCTTCTATGCATTTCAACGTTGTGTTAcctttttatacaattttttttttttttttttttttttttttggctaaaatgactttattgaaatgaAAAGAGAAGTTTGATAATTTTAAAAGACAATGAAGTTCAGTCATTTTATGAAACAAATTCAAATTCTAGTAACTATACAAATATGCCCcccttaagttttttttttttttttgaaaaatgcaATACCTacgatataaaaaaaaagggtta comes from Euphorbia lathyris chromosome 8, ddEupLath1.1, whole genome shotgun sequence and encodes:
- the LOC136203096 gene encoding uncharacterized protein, translating into MASTTFANSLLPSASTAVTSRPTSNNALIPSRISFSGSGSHLFSTQLKNQKSLSCFTVYNSLDAAAAAAKDPKEETPIELRYAAYPTVMDINQIREILPHRFPFLLVDRVIEYNPGVSAVAIKNVTINDNFFPGHFPERPIMPGVLMVEALAQVGGIVMLQPEVGGSRENFFFAGIDKVRFRKPVIAGDTLVMRMTLTKLQKRFGIAKMDGKAYVGGEVVCEGEFLMAMG